Below is a genomic region from Dechloromonas denitrificans.
CGTGCTGCTGCCGCCGGCACGCAGCCCCGGCTTTTTTGCCGAAAACAGCGAGTCGACCGCGACGGATAACACGACGCGCCAGAAATTCCGCAAGAAGCTGCGCGAAGGTGAACTGGACGACAAGGAAATCGATGTCGATCTCGCGGCGCCATCGATGCAGGCTGAAATCTTTGCGCCGCCAGGCATGGAGGAGCTGACCCAGCAGATTCAGGGGATGTTCCAGAACATGGGCGGCGGCAAGAAAAAATCGCGCAAGCTGAAGGTCAAGGAGGCGCTCAGGCTGCTGACTGATGAAGAGGCGGCCAAGCTGGTCAATGATGAAGAGGTCAAGCTGGAGGCGGTCAAGGCGGTCGAGCAGAACGGTATCGTTTTTCTCGATGAGCTCGACAAGATAGCCAGCCGCTCCGACAGCCACGGTGCCGATGTCTCGCGCCAGGGCGTGCAGCGTGACCTGTTGCCGCTGGTCGAAGGAACCACGGTGTCGACCAAGTACGGCATGATCAAGACCGACCATATCCTGTTCATTGCTTCCGGTGCCTTCCATTTGTCGAAGCCGTCCGACCTGATCCCGGAACTGCAGGGCCGTTTCCCGATTCGTGTCGAGCTGGATTCGCTGTCAGTGGCCGATTTTGAATGCATCCTGACCCAGACCGATGCTTGCCTGACGCGCCAGTATCAGGCCCTGCTCGAAACCGAGGGCGTGCATCTCGAATTTGCCGCCGACGGTATTCGCCGCTTGGCCGAGATTGCTTACCAGGTTAATGAGAAAACCGAGAATATCGGTGCCCGTCGCCTGCATACCGTGATGGAAAAGCTGCTGGAAGAGATTTCCTTCGACGCCGGCAAGGCTGGGGTAGAAACGATCCTGATCGATGCGGCGGTGGTC
It encodes:
- the hslU gene encoding ATP-dependent protease ATPase subunit HslU, with the translated sequence MSGAEMTPQEIVSELDKHIVGQHNAKKSVAIALRNRWRRAQVAEPLRQEITPKNILMIGPTGVGKTEIARRLARLANAPFIKIEATKFTEVGYVGRDVETIIRDLVEMAIKSHRERAMKSMRARAEDAAEDRILDVLLPPARSPGFFAENSESTATDNTTRQKFRKKLREGELDDKEIDVDLAAPSMQAEIFAPPGMEELTQQIQGMFQNMGGGKKKSRKLKVKEALRLLTDEEAAKLVNDEEVKLEAVKAVEQNGIVFLDELDKIASRSDSHGADVSRQGVQRDLLPLVEGTTVSTKYGMIKTDHILFIASGAFHLSKPSDLIPELQGRFPIRVELDSLSVADFECILTQTDACLTRQYQALLETEGVHLEFAADGIRRLAEIAYQVNEKTENIGARRLHTVMEKLLEEISFDAGKAGVETILIDAAVVNQRLGELAADEDLSRYVL